One genomic window of Scatophagus argus isolate fScaArg1 chromosome 16, fScaArg1.pri, whole genome shotgun sequence includes the following:
- the spns1 gene encoding protein spinster homolog 1, producing the protein MSLGEPTSDSAPFLSDESEAEGPEEQGGAAAAAGRPQDESPSGVSRVRALLTVFILCYINLLNYMDRFTVAGVLPDIEQYFGIDDGKSGLLQTVFISSYMVLAPVFGYLGDRYNRKFIMSFGIAFWSLVTLASSYTPRGHFWVLLLTRGLVGVGEASYSTIAPTIIADLYVKGKRTNMLSIFYFAIPVGSGLGYIAGSQVGGLAKDWHWALRVTPGLGLIAVFLLLFVVQEPKRGAVEARPEHHLHQTSWLMDLQALSKNRSFVLSTFGFTSVAFVTGSLALWAPTFLFRAAVFSGERDLCVEGNCASSDSLIFGAITCVTGVLGVASGVQVSRWLRPRTPRADPLVCAAGLLLSAPFLYLAIVFAEASTIATYVFIFMGETFLSMNWAIVADILLYVVVPTRRSTAEAVQIVISHLLGDAGSPYLIGVVSDSLRKTDSFLWQFRSLQLSLLLCSFVAVVGGAFFLSTAMFIERDRHRAENYVPTDDEPIVVPKSGRSTRVPVSSVLI; encoded by the exons ATGTCTCTGGGCGAGCCCACGTCGGACTCGGCGCCCTTCTTGTCCGATGAGAGCGAGGCGGAGGGTCCGGAGGAGCAGGGTggggcggcggcggcggcggggCGGCCGCAGGACGAGTCGCCCAGCGGGGTGTCCAGAGTCCGAGCGCTGCTCACCGTCTTCATCCTCTGCTACATCAACCTGCTCAACTACATGGACAGGTTCACCGTGGCAG GTGTTCTCCCCGACATAGAGCAGTACTTTGGCATCGATGACGGGAAGTCTGGCTTACTCCAAACAG TTTTTATCTCCAGTTACATGGTCCTGGCTCCGGTCTTTGGTTACCTTGGCGACAGGTACAACAGGAAGTTCATCATGAGTTTCGGCATCGCTTTCTGGTCTTTGGTGACGCTGGCCAGCTCCTACACCCCCAGAGGA CATTTCTGGGTCCTGCTGCTGACCCGAGGTCTGGTCGGCGTCGGAGAAGCCAGCTACTCCACCATCGCTCCCACCATCATCGCCGACCTCTACGTGAAGGGAAAGAGGACAAACATGCTCTCCATATTTTACTTTGCCATTCCCGTCGGCAG CGGTCTCGGCTACATCGCAGGCTCACAGGTCGGGGGTCTGGCGAAGGACTGGCACTGGGCTCTGCGG GTGACTCCGGGGCTGGGACTGATCGccgtgtttctgctgctgttcgTGGTCCAGGAGCCGAAAAGAGGAGCCGTGGAAGCTCGACCGGAGCATCACCTGCACCAGACCAGCTGGCTGATGGACCTGCAGGCTCTGAGCAAGAA ccGCAGCTTTGTGTTGTCGACCTTTGGCTTCACGTCGGTGGCGTTCGTCACCGGTTCTCTGGCACTTTGGGCTCCAACGTTCCTCTTCAGAGCAGCCGTTTTCTCCGGGGAGAGGGACCTCTGTGTGGAAGGAAACTGCGCCTCCTCAGACAG TCTGATTTTCGGGGCCATTACCTGCGTCACAGGTGTGCTGGGCGTGGCCAGCGGCGTGCAGGTCAGTCGCTGGCTGAGGCCGAGGACGCCCAGAGCCGACCCGCTGGTCTGCGCCGCCGGTCTGCTCCTCTCAGCACCTTTCCTGTACCTGGCCATCGTCTTCGCTGAGGCCAGCACCATCGCGACATAC GTCTTCATTTTCATGGGAGAGACCTTCCTGTCCATGAACTGGGCCATCGTGGCTGATATACTGCTG TACGTGGTCGTTCCCACTCGTCGCTCCACAGCCGAGGCTGTGCAGATCGTCATCTCACATCTGCTGGGAGATGCAGGAAGTCCATACCTCATAGGAGTG gtGTCCGACTCTCTGAGGAAGACGGACTCGTTCCTGTGGCAGTTTCGCTCGCTGcagctctctctgctgctctgctccttcGTCGCCGTGGTGGGTGGagcctttttcctctccaccGCCATGTTCATCGAAAGAGACCGCCACCGTGCCGAGAACTACGTCCCTACAG ACGACGAGCCGATTGTCGTACCGAAAAGCGGCCGATCCACCAGAGTCCCGGTGTCCAGTGTCCTGATCTGA